In the genome of Desulfovibrio desulfuricans, one region contains:
- a CDS encoding DctP family TRAP transporter solute-binding subunit — protein MRWTWGVVFVCLLSAGALLALSQKAEAAYKAEYKLSVVPGATSGWGLTAARFAELVNERTNGRINIKVYPSSQLLAGKQTSEFLMLRNGAIDFALASPINWSPQIKELNLTALPFFMAVQPDRYKAIDAVTAGKSGAMLIAAVEHKGVKFLGWGENGYREMTTSKGPITKPEDMQGLKIRVVGSPIFIDTFRALGANPVNMNWAEATTGFQQGVVDGQENPTNGINIPLKIWDFHKFLCDWHYVIDPLMLGINPAVWSQFTPEDQQILLACAKEMEAYSKALSRLGMDDGASKAYLEKIGKLPEINDPYACLEQHGMTVSRLTPEQIAQFHKATKAVRDDWAAKIGPDLVKAAEQDMAAAK, from the coding sequence ATGCGTTGGACATGGGGCGTTGTGTTCGTGTGCCTGCTGTCAGCCGGGGCATTGCTTGCTTTATCGCAGAAGGCTGAGGCGGCCTACAAGGCAGAGTACAAACTCAGCGTTGTTCCTGGCGCCACCTCTGGCTGGGGCCTCACAGCTGCCCGTTTTGCCGAACTGGTCAACGAGCGCACCAATGGCCGCATAAACATCAAGGTCTATCCCTCCAGCCAGCTGCTGGCAGGCAAACAGACCTCTGAATTTCTTATGCTGCGCAACGGCGCCATTGATTTTGCGCTGGCTTCGCCCATCAACTGGTCGCCCCAGATCAAGGAGCTGAACCTCACGGCGCTGCCCTTTTTCATGGCCGTGCAGCCAGACCGCTACAAGGCAATCGATGCGGTCACCGCTGGCAAGTCGGGCGCAATGCTGATCGCCGCTGTTGAGCATAAGGGCGTTAAATTTCTGGGCTGGGGCGAAAACGGCTACCGCGAAATGACCACAAGCAAAGGCCCCATCACCAAACCCGAAGACATGCAGGGCCTCAAGATCCGCGTGGTTGGCAGCCCAATTTTTATTGATACTTTTCGTGCGCTTGGGGCAAACCCCGTCAACATGAACTGGGCAGAAGCCACAACGGGCTTTCAGCAGGGCGTTGTGGACGGGCAGGAAAACCCCACCAATGGCATCAATATTCCCCTGAAAATATGGGATTTCCACAAATTTCTCTGCGATTGGCACTACGTCATTGACCCGCTGATGCTCGGCATCAATCCCGCTGTATGGTCACAGTTTACGCCCGAAGACCAGCAGATTCTGCTTGCCTGCGCCAAAGAAATGGAAGCCTACAGCAAGGCCCTCTCCCGCCTTGGCATGGACGATGGCGCTTCGAAGGCCTATCTGGAAAAAATCGGCAAACTCCCCGAAATCAACGACCCCTATGCCTGCCTTGAACAGCACGGCATGACCGTTTCGCGCCTTACACCCGAGCAGATTGCGCAGTTCCATAAGGCCACCAAGGCCGTGCGCGATGACTGGGCAGCAAAAATCGGGCCCGATCTGGTCAAGGCAGCTGAGCAGGATATGGCCGCAGCAAAATAG
- a CDS encoding thioesterase family protein — protein MSTTLQPGMTGTLETTVTESMLASSVGSGKVDVFSTAMMVAWMEATAVDVAQACLEQGQTTVGTGISVTHVAATPLGMKVRFTAELTAVSANGKGLSFKVAAHDEAGLIGEGTHERVVVNREKFEARTRAKGQPKD, from the coding sequence ATGAGCACGACACTACAGCCAGGTATGACAGGCACTCTGGAAACCACGGTCACGGAATCCATGCTGGCAAGCAGCGTGGGCAGCGGCAAGGTCGACGTGTTTTCAACCGCCATGATGGTGGCCTGGATGGAAGCGACAGCCGTGGATGTGGCCCAAGCCTGCCTTGAGCAGGGGCAAACTACTGTAGGGACCGGCATAAGCGTGACCCATGTGGCTGCAACACCGCTGGGCATGAAGGTGCGCTTTACCGCAGAGCTGACGGCTGTCTCCGCCAACGGCAAGGGTCTGAGCTTTAAGGTTGCCGCCCACGACGAGGCCGGGCTTATTGGCGAGGGCACGCACGAGCGCGTGGTGGTGAACAGGGAAAAGTTTGAGGCGCGCACCAGGGCCAAGGGGCAGCCCAAGGATTAG
- a CDS encoding NADPH-dependent FMN reductase, producing the protein MQNLTFVGISGSLRKASRNTGLLRCCAAHLPQGVSLRIADISSLPLYNADMEKPEAAQQLIDLVSAADGLVLACPEYNYSLAPALKNALDWLSREPDLAPLAGKTACIVGAGGGMGTSRAQYHLRQVCVYLNLHLLNKPELFSNAFTPAFADNGDVQDEALAQQVAALMQAMADWTLRLK; encoded by the coding sequence ATGCAGAATCTTACTTTTGTCGGCATATCGGGCAGCCTGCGCAAGGCCTCGCGCAATACCGGGCTTTTGCGCTGCTGCGCTGCGCATCTTCCACAGGGCGTAAGCCTGCGGATTGCAGATATTTCGTCCCTGCCGCTGTATAATGCGGATATGGAAAAACCCGAGGCAGCGCAGCAGCTGATTGATCTGGTCAGCGCTGCGGACGGTTTGGTGCTGGCCTGCCCGGAATACAACTATTCGTTGGCCCCGGCGCTCAAAAATGCGCTGGACTGGCTTTCGCGCGAGCCTGATCTTGCCCCGCTGGCGGGCAAGACGGCCTGCATTGTGGGCGCGGGCGGCGGTATGGGCACTTCGCGCGCGCAGTACCATCTGCGCCAGGTGTGCGTGTATCTGAACCTGCACCTGCTGAACAAGCCCGAGCTGTTCTCCAATGCCTTTACCCCTGCGTTTGCCGACAACGGCGACGTGCAGGACGAGGCCCTTGCCCAACAGGTGGCGGCGCTTATGCAGGCCATGGCCGACTGGACGCTGCGGCTTAAATAA
- a CDS encoding FAD-binding and (Fe-S)-binding domain-containing protein — MPHKGPHISISPDYVVNRILRINIDDFAEWPESVRSLAIAIAEELFLVAYNPFINAETVRTSVRESFDKESVSLAHYYATAISEGLTMFWSAHEAETAFRTKLVDALHRILPDECILTNPAAMVESATDATDLRMELPLLVVEPDNTEQVAELVKLANDMKFALIPRGGGSGMTGGAVPARKRTVIVSLTRLTRIGPVDLEAMTVTCQAGVITQAVINAVDAKGALFSVDPASKQASTIGGNVSENAGGPSAFEYGTTLDNLLWWRMVTPTGEIITVERENHPRHKILPDETAVFVVKDVSGGVRNVVHLRGDEIRLPGLGKDVTNKVLGGLPGMQKEGVDGIITEACFIIHPKPKYSRVMVLEFFGRSMHPAAVVVRELVALRNRIRQEGDYAHLSAMEEFNAKYVQAIEYKRKSEKYEGSPISVIILQVDGDDPYLLDKCVADIVGVVEQQDNVDIIVAADDKEGERFWEDRHRLSAIAKRTSGFKMNEDVVIPMDRIPDFALFLEQINLECTAAAYRHALQEVGRLPGFPMEDKDFNREFSQASKAASGDVAAAEVSDMELAARAEDFLAKLKEKYPHLAKKIDKIREYMDASRIVVASHMHAGDGNCHVNIPVNSNDAHMLEEAEETAARIMAECQEMGGEVSGEHGIGITKIAFFGKDKMDALRAFKERVDPRDVMNPAKLVFRELPVRPFTFSFNRLIRDIRESGLPDKEKLISLLTSIQVCTRCGKCKQVCSMCYPERSMQYHPRNKNMVLGMLLEAVYYSQVNKGRIDESLHKALRDIVEHCTACGRCMANCPVKIPSGEVALTLRALLEHEGAGGHPIKGHALEWLSGDIQHRVPKAAKMASLGQKMQNKFLGFVPEMWKRRMKSPLFSGRGPKMGYTNLYEALKLHKGSIFAPAEPAPGMPCVLYFPGCGGALFHDRIGISSVMLLLKAGFAVAVPPRHLCCGFPLLAAGMDTAFEDNMAQNRQYLASMLRNLAKQGFDCKHLVTACGSCRDGLERLHMETQFPQLTLRDVGQLTLPLLDKKDLRGPLPEGSQVVYHGACHCEWADVHKIKGQKQIVKALGDFSGAKISLNPGCCGESGMGAMTSPEIYNLLRSRKQQRLGDAFEEASDAPVIVGCPSCKIGIGRCLINMHDKRPVMHVVEWLAGQVDGEDRRQTFRKKANEARGEVRIVDVK; from the coding sequence ATGCCCCACAAGGGTCCGCATATCTCCATTTCTCCTGACTATGTGGTGAACAGGATTCTGCGTATCAACATCGACGACTTCGCAGAATGGCCCGAATCTGTCCGCAGCCTGGCCATCGCCATAGCCGAAGAGCTTTTTCTGGTGGCCTACAACCCCTTTATCAATGCGGAAACCGTGCGCACCAGCGTGCGCGAGAGCTTTGACAAGGAATCGGTTTCGCTGGCGCACTACTACGCCACCGCCATCAGCGAAGGCCTTACCATGTTCTGGTCGGCCCACGAGGCCGAGACGGCCTTTCGCACCAAACTGGTGGACGCGCTGCACCGCATCCTGCCCGATGAGTGCATCCTCACCAACCCTGCCGCCATGGTCGAATCGGCCACCGACGCCACAGACCTGCGCATGGAACTGCCGCTGCTGGTCGTCGAGCCAGACAATACCGAGCAGGTGGCCGAGCTGGTCAAGCTTGCCAACGACATGAAGTTTGCGCTTATCCCGCGCGGCGGCGGCTCGGGCATGACCGGCGGCGCTGTGCCCGCGCGCAAGCGCACGGTCATTGTCAGCCTTACGCGCCTTACGCGCATAGGCCCCGTCGACCTTGAAGCCATGACCGTCACCTGTCAGGCGGGGGTCATCACGCAGGCTGTCATCAATGCGGTGGACGCCAAGGGCGCGCTTTTTTCCGTCGACCCGGCCTCCAAACAGGCCTCGACCATCGGCGGCAACGTCTCTGAAAACGCAGGCGGCCCCAGCGCCTTCGAATACGGCACCACCCTCGACAACCTGCTGTGGTGGCGCATGGTTACCCCTACGGGCGAAATAATCACCGTCGAGCGCGAAAACCACCCCCGCCACAAGATTCTGCCCGACGAAACCGCCGTTTTTGTGGTCAAGGACGTGAGCGGCGGCGTGCGCAACGTGGTGCACCTGCGCGGCGACGAGATACGCCTGCCCGGCCTTGGCAAGGACGTGACCAACAAGGTTCTGGGCGGCCTGCCCGGCATGCAGAAGGAAGGCGTGGACGGCATCATCACCGAGGCCTGTTTTATCATCCACCCCAAGCCCAAGTACAGCCGCGTCATGGTGCTTGAATTTTTTGGCCGCTCCATGCACCCCGCAGCCGTGGTGGTGCGCGAGCTGGTGGCCCTGCGCAACCGCATCCGCCAGGAGGGCGACTACGCCCACCTTTCGGCCATGGAAGAATTTAACGCCAAGTACGTGCAGGCCATCGAATACAAGCGCAAGTCCGAAAAATACGAGGGCTCGCCCATTTCGGTCATCATCCTGCAGGTGGACGGCGACGACCCCTACCTGCTCGACAAGTGCGTGGCCGACATCGTGGGCGTTGTCGAACAGCAGGACAACGTGGATATTATCGTTGCCGCCGACGACAAGGAAGGCGAGCGCTTCTGGGAAGACCGGCACAGGCTCTCGGCCATCGCCAAACGCACCTCGGGCTTTAAAATGAACGAGGACGTGGTTATCCCCATGGACCGCATCCCCGACTTTGCGCTGTTCCTTGAGCAGATCAACCTTGAATGCACGGCAGCGGCCTACCGCCACGCCCTGCAGGAAGTGGGACGCCTGCCGGGCTTTCCCATGGAAGACAAAGACTTTAACCGCGAGTTTTCGCAGGCCTCCAAGGCCGCCTCGGGCGACGTGGCAGCCGCCGAAGTTTCGGACATGGAGCTGGCCGCCAGGGCGGAAGACTTCCTTGCCAAGCTCAAGGAAAAATATCCCCATCTTGCCAAAAAAATCGACAAGATCAGGGAATACATGGACGCCAGCCGCATTGTGGTGGCCAGCCACATGCACGCGGGCGACGGCAACTGCCATGTGAACATCCCCGTCAACTCCAACGACGCCCATATGCTGGAAGAAGCGGAAGAAACCGCAGCCCGCATCATGGCCGAATGTCAGGAGATGGGCGGCGAGGTCTCGGGCGAGCACGGCATAGGCATCACCAAGATCGCCTTTTTTGGCAAGGACAAGATGGACGCGCTACGCGCCTTTAAAGAGCGCGTTGACCCCCGCGACGTCATGAACCCGGCCAAGCTGGTGTTTCGCGAGCTGCCGGTCAGGCCCTTCACCTTTTCGTTCAACAGGCTCATCCGCGATATCCGCGAGAGCGGCCTGCCCGATAAGGAAAAGCTCATCAGCCTGCTCACTTCCATTCAGGTTTGCACCCGCTGCGGCAAGTGCAAGCAGGTCTGCTCCATGTGCTACCCCGAGCGCTCCATGCAGTATCACCCCCGCAACAAAAACATGGTGCTGGGCATGCTGCTTGAGGCTGTCTACTACAGCCAGGTCAACAAGGGGCGCATTGACGAAAGCCTGCACAAGGCGCTGCGCGACATTGTGGAGCACTGCACGGCCTGCGGGCGTTGCATGGCCAACTGCCCGGTCAAGATTCCCTCGGGCGAGGTGGCCCTTACCCTGCGCGCCCTGCTGGAGCACGAGGGCGCGGGCGGCCACCCCATCAAGGGGCATGCCCTCGAGTGGCTCTCGGGCGATATTCAGCACCGTGTGCCCAAGGCGGCCAAAATGGCCTCGCTGGGCCAAAAGATGCAAAACAAGTTTCTTGGTTTCGTACCCGAAATGTGGAAGCGGCGCATGAAAAGCCCGCTGTTTTCCGGGCGCGGCCCCAAGATGGGCTATACCAACCTGTACGAGGCCCTCAAGCTGCACAAGGGTTCCATCTTTGCACCTGCCGAACCCGCGCCGGGCATGCCCTGCGTGCTGTACTTCCCCGGTTGCGGCGGCGCGTTGTTTCATGACCGCATCGGCATTTCATCCGTCATGCTGCTGCTCAAGGCGGGCTTTGCCGTTGCCGTGCCGCCCAGGCATCTGTGCTGCGGCTTTCCTCTGCTGGCGGCGGGCATGGATACGGCCTTTGAAGACAACATGGCCCAAAACCGCCAGTATCTGGCCTCCATGCTGCGCAACCTCGCCAAGCAGGGCTTTGACTGCAAGCATCTGGTCACGGCCTGCGGCTCGTGCCGCGACGGCCTTGAGCGCCTGCACATGGAAACGCAGTTTCCCCAGCTTACCCTGCGCGACGTGGGCCAGCTTACCCTGCCCCTGCTCGACAAAAAGGATCTCAGGGGGCCCCTGCCCGAGGGATCGCAGGTCGTCTACCACGGCGCCTGCCACTGCGAATGGGCCGACGTGCACAAGATCAAGGGGCAAAAGCAGATCGTCAAGGCGCTGGGCGACTTCAGCGGAGCCAAAATCTCCCTCAACCCCGGCTGCTGCGGCGAATCTGGCATGGGCGCCATGACCTCGCCCGAAATTTACAACCTGCTGCGCTCGCGCAAGCAGCAACGCCTTGGCGACGCCTTTGAAGAAGCCAGTGATGCGCCGGTCATTGTGGGCTGCCCCTCGTGCAAGATCGGCATTGGCCGCTGCCTTATCAATATGCACGACAAGCGCCCGGTCATGCATGTGGTCGAGTGGCTGGCCGGACAGGTCGACGGCGAGGACCGCCGCCAGACCTTCCGCAAAAAGGCCAACGAAGCGCGGGGCGAAGTGCGCATCGTCGACGTAAAATAA
- the cydB gene encoding cytochrome d ubiquinol oxidase subunit II, producing MLETIWFVLWALLWAVYFVLDGFDLGLGALLPFLGKNESERRIMYNAAGPFWDGNEVWLISAGGVTFAAFPKAYAVMFSALYAPLLLLLFALIFRAVSFEFRNKVEHDSWRALWDCVHFISNLVPCVLLGVAFANLFMGIPVDARGVYHGNLLGLLSIYGLAGGVFFLCMFLLHGSLWLAIKSTGSLQTRAVASATFLWPLMLLLLVVFLVLTGIYTKLYANFFASPVLFALPLLALAGLVGARVMLGAGKLWLAWACSALFILGVTFFGVAGMFPGMIISSIDPAATVTAFNGASSQLTLKIMLGVALVMVPIVLAYQFWLYKTFSAPVTNDDLKDEHAY from the coding sequence ATGTTGGAAACCATCTGGTTTGTGCTGTGGGCGCTGTTGTGGGCCGTGTACTTTGTTCTGGACGGCTTTGACCTTGGCCTTGGCGCTTTGCTGCCCTTTTTGGGCAAAAACGAGTCTGAGCGCCGCATCATGTACAATGCTGCCGGGCCCTTCTGGGACGGTAACGAAGTGTGGCTTATTTCCGCCGGCGGCGTGACCTTTGCGGCTTTTCCCAAGGCCTATGCGGTCATGTTCAGCGCGCTGTACGCGCCCCTGCTGCTGCTGCTTTTTGCCCTTATTTTCCGGGCTGTTTCCTTTGAGTTTCGCAACAAGGTCGAGCACGACAGCTGGCGCGCCCTGTGGGACTGCGTGCACTTTATCTCCAACCTTGTGCCCTGCGTGCTGCTCGGCGTTGCCTTTGCCAACCTGTTTATGGGCATTCCTGTTGACGCCAGGGGCGTGTACCACGGCAACCTGCTTGGCCTGCTGAGCATTTACGGCCTTGCGGGCGGCGTGTTCTTTCTCTGCATGTTTTTGCTGCACGGCTCGCTGTGGCTGGCCATCAAGAGCACAGGCAGCCTGCAGACCCGCGCTGTGGCTTCGGCTACCTTCCTGTGGCCCCTCATGCTGTTGCTGCTGGTGGTGTTTCTGGTGCTTACGGGCATCTACACCAAGCTCTACGCCAACTTTTTTGCCTCGCCAGTGCTGTTTGCTCTGCCTTTGCTGGCTCTGGCCGGCCTTGTGGGCGCGCGCGTCATGCTTGGCGCGGGCAAGCTCTGGCTGGCCTGGGCCTGCAGCGCCTTGTTCATCCTGGGAGTTACCTTCTTTGGCGTGGCGGGCATGTTCCCCGGCATGATCATTTCTTCCATTGATCCTGCCGCCACTGTCACCGCCTTCAACGGCGCTTCGAGCCAGCTGACCCTCAAGATCATGCTGGGCGTGGCCCTGGTGATGGTTCCCATTGTGCTTGCCTACCAGTTCTGGCTGTACAAGACATTCTCCGCGCCGGTCACCAACGACGACCTCAAGGACGAGCACGCCTACTAG
- a CDS encoding cytochrome ubiquinol oxidase subunit I: MDAVMLSRLQFAVAVFFHFIFVPLTLGLSIILAWMETRYVRTGDEFWKKQAKFWGKLFLINFTLGVVTGITLEFQFGTNWSRYSEYVGDIFGSLLAIEATVAFFLESTFLAVWHFGWKRVSKKMHLASIYIVAFAGNLSALWIILANGFMQNPVGYTINETMGRAELANFWQVVTNGYAWGMYAHTVLASWALGGFFVLGVSAWHLLRKSNVEFFRASFKMSAGFTLALVLLLGLSGDQQGKTVAQVQPTKLAALESHWETGRNVPFYLLAWPDEANEGNKVQAIGLPGMLSWIAYGNADAEVKGLKDFAKEDRPPVMPTFLSFRGMIAMAGIFVLLAVGAFLQRKKDEPCPLLLKALVWNIPLPYIAIMLGWAVAEIGRQPWIVYGLMRTSDAVSPVPAENIAISLGGFIVVYSLLGLLDIYLLRKYAIKGPDAQEV; this comes from the coding sequence ATGGACGCTGTAATGCTTTCGCGTTTGCAATTCGCTGTGGCCGTTTTTTTCCATTTCATATTCGTGCCGCTCACGCTCGGTCTTTCCATCATTCTTGCATGGATGGAAACCCGATATGTCCGCACCGGTGACGAATTCTGGAAAAAACAAGCCAAATTCTGGGGAAAACTTTTTCTCATCAACTTTACCCTGGGCGTGGTGACTGGCATCACGCTGGAATTTCAGTTTGGCACAAACTGGTCGCGCTACTCGGAGTACGTGGGCGATATTTTTGGTTCACTGCTGGCCATTGAAGCCACGGTGGCCTTTTTTCTGGAATCCACATTTCTTGCCGTCTGGCACTTTGGCTGGAAGCGGGTCAGCAAAAAAATGCACCTCGCGTCCATCTACATTGTGGCCTTTGCGGGCAACCTTTCCGCGCTCTGGATCATCCTTGCCAACGGCTTTATGCAGAACCCCGTGGGTTATACCATCAATGAAACCATGGGGCGCGCCGAACTTGCCAACTTCTGGCAGGTGGTGACCAACGGTTACGCCTGGGGCATGTACGCCCACACAGTGCTGGCATCGTGGGCGCTTGGCGGTTTTTTTGTGCTGGGCGTTTCGGCCTGGCACCTGCTGCGCAAGAGCAACGTGGAATTTTTCCGCGCATCGTTCAAGATGTCCGCTGGGTTTACGCTGGCGCTTGTGCTGCTGCTGGGCCTGTCTGGCGACCAGCAGGGCAAAACCGTGGCCCAGGTGCAGCCTACCAAGCTGGCTGCGCTTGAATCGCACTGGGAAACGGGGCGCAACGTGCCCTTCTACCTGCTGGCCTGGCCCGATGAAGCCAACGAGGGCAACAAGGTGCAGGCCATTGGCCTGCCCGGCATGCTGAGCTGGATTGCCTATGGCAACGCCGATGCCGAAGTGAAGGGCCTCAAAGACTTTGCCAAGGAAGACCGACCCCCGGTTATGCCCACCTTCCTGAGCTTCCGCGGCATGATCGCCATGGCGGGAATATTTGTGCTGCTGGCGGTTGGCGCCTTTTTGCAGCGCAAAAAGGACGAACCCTGCCCGCTGCTGCTCAAGGCGTTGGTATGGAACATTCCCCTGCCCTACATTGCCATCATGCTGGGCTGGGCAGTGGCCGAAATTGGCCGTCAGCCCTGGATTGTCTACGGTCTCATGCGCACTTCCGACGCGGTATCGCCGGTACCCGCAGAGAATATCGCCATTTCGCTTGGCGGTTTTATTGTGGTGTATTCACTGCTGGGCCTGCTGGACATTTACTTGCTGCGTAAATACGCCATCAAGGGCCCCGACGCCCAGGAGGTATAG
- the htpG gene encoding molecular chaperone HtpG gives MAEAGNNSRQFRAEVRKVLHILTNSLYTNREIFLRELVSNASDALDKLRYRMNRGESPSLHDLPLEISITLDKDAKVLTIADTGVGMTADELAENLGTIARSGSEQFLADVAADNAAKATDPAAEAAPGEEGADARPADAANIIGRFGVGFYSVFMVASKVEVTSRPAFGDNAEASVWVSDGLGTFTIDPATGDAPRRGTVIKAWLKDDAAEFAEKFRVESVIRKHSAFVPFPVLVDGERVNTQPALWREPKFSVTKEQYDSFYKALTYDAKDPLDTLHLSVDAPVQFNALLFTPDSAQDFFGADREYWGLDLYARRVLIQHRNKELVPEYLAFLKGVVDTEDLPLNISRETLQENVVLRKISQVLVKQALGHLEKLAGNDAEKYSRFWQLHGKVFKLGYHDYANRERICALLRFNSSALADADALTSLDEYMARAPETQKIIWYVAAPNREAARLNPHMERFRRKGVEVLWLYEPVDEFVMDSLAKYKDWEFKSVETAADDALKDFADKEQPEHEAAAPLSEDDTASFDALLAKMKEILGEKVTDVRVSHRLADSPAVLVSPDGGMSSSMEKLLKVMQKDDSIPVKVLEVNRDHPLLRSMLRIFKADADDRILADMTGCLFDSSLLLDGYLKDPQALAARTGKLLEEAAAWYTEVRKI, from the coding sequence ATGGCAGAGGCTGGTAATAATTCCCGCCAATTCCGCGCTGAGGTGCGCAAGGTCCTGCATATCCTCACCAATTCACTCTACACTAATCGCGAAATTTTTTTGCGGGAACTTGTTTCCAACGCATCGGACGCGCTGGATAAATTGCGTTATCGCATGAACCGGGGCGAGAGCCCGAGCTTGCATGATCTTCCGCTCGAAATCAGCATCACCCTGGACAAGGACGCCAAGGTGCTGACCATTGCCGATACAGGCGTTGGCATGACCGCAGACGAGCTGGCCGAAAACCTGGGCACCATCGCCCGGTCCGGTTCGGAACAGTTTTTGGCGGACGTGGCTGCGGACAATGCCGCCAAGGCAACAGACCCAGCAGCCGAAGCCGCACCTGGTGAAGAAGGCGCGGATGCCCGGCCCGCGGATGCAGCCAACATCATCGGACGCTTTGGCGTGGGCTTTTATTCCGTCTTTATGGTGGCCAGCAAGGTCGAGGTTACCTCGCGTCCGGCTTTTGGCGACAACGCCGAAGCCAGCGTGTGGGTGAGCGACGGCCTGGGCACGTTTACCATTGACCCCGCCACTGGCGACGCCCCCAGGCGCGGTACGGTCATCAAGGCCTGGCTCAAGGACGACGCCGCCGAGTTTGCAGAAAAATTCCGCGTGGAATCGGTCATCCGCAAGCACTCGGCCTTTGTGCCCTTTCCCGTGCTGGTGGACGGCGAGCGCGTAAACACCCAACCCGCCCTGTGGCGCGAGCCCAAGTTTTCGGTCACCAAGGAGCAGTACGACTCCTTTTACAAGGCGCTGACGTATGACGCCAAGGATCCGCTGGATACCTTGCATCTTTCGGTGGACGCGCCCGTGCAGTTTAACGCCCTGCTGTTCACGCCCGATTCGGCGCAGGACTTTTTTGGCGCTGACCGTGAATACTGGGGGCTTGATCTCTATGCCCGGCGCGTGCTGATCCAGCACCGCAACAAGGAGCTTGTGCCGGAGTATCTGGCCTTCCTTAAGGGCGTGGTGGACACCGAAGACCTGCCGCTGAACATCTCGCGCGAAACGCTGCAGGAAAACGTGGTGCTGCGCAAGATCAGCCAGGTACTGGTAAAGCAGGCCCTTGGGCATCTTGAAAAGCTGGCTGGCAACGACGCGGAAAAGTACAGCCGCTTCTGGCAGCTGCACGGCAAGGTCTTCAAGCTGGGCTACCACGATTACGCCAACCGCGAGCGCATCTGCGCCCTGTTGCGTTTTAACTCCTCGGCGCTGGCAGACGCAGATGCGCTCACGAGCCTTGACGAGTACATGGCCCGCGCCCCCGAGACGCAAAAGATCATCTGGTACGTGGCCGCGCCCAACCGCGAGGCCGCCCGCCTCAACCCGCACATGGAGCGCTTCCGGCGCAAGGGTGTGGAGGTGCTGTGGCTCTACGAGCCGGTTGACGAATTTGTCATGGACAGCCTTGCCAAGTACAAGGACTGGGAATTCAAGTCGGTGGAAACAGCGGCGGACGACGCCCTGAAGGATTTTGCCGACAAGGAGCAGCCGGAACACGAAGCGGCAGCGCCGCTTTCGGAAGACGATACGGCGAGCTTTGACGCCCTGTTGGCAAAAATGAAAGAGATTCTGGGAGAAAAGGTCACCGACGTGCGTGTGTCGCATCGCCTGGCCGACAGCCCGGCTGTGCTGGTTTCGCCCGACGGGGGCATGTCCTCTTCCATGGAAAAACTGCTCAAGGTCATGCAGAAGGACGACTCCATCCCCGTAAAAGTGCTGGAGGTCAACCGCGACCACCCGCTGCTGCGCAGCATGCTGCGCATCTTTAAGGCCGACGCCGACGACAGGATCCTTGCCGACATGACGGGCTGCCTGTTTGACTCCAGCCTGCTGCTGGACGGTTACCTCAAGGACCCGCAGGCGCTGGCCGCACGCACGGGCAAACTGCTTGAGGAAGCCGCCGCCTGGTATACGGAAGTGCGCAAGATATAG
- a CDS encoding OmpA/MotB family protein yields MGGGAWKVAYADFVTAMMAFFLLLWILSMVPPDTKAGLAAYFSGDRNFDSSSTSPISNNPFIQNTDKIDARDLKINEVEKSHYAIAQKIKQMLMADAVPQNSSGISADDVGVQLRVNSDVMFKPGSIDLLPEGTKVLEAVLKLMNEYNLYLVVRGHADSSEARPPFASAWELSGARASAMVHYLANKGIKPTRMRAVSYGDTRPLKPGIDEQSRAMNRRVEFFFHRPEVMSYSVVY; encoded by the coding sequence ATGGGCGGCGGCGCATGGAAAGTGGCCTATGCCGACTTTGTTACGGCCATGATGGCCTTCTTTCTTCTGCTGTGGATCCTCAGCATGGTTCCGCCGGATACCAAGGCGGGTCTTGCCGCCTATTTTAGCGGCGACAGAAACTTCGATTCCAGTTCCACATCCCCCATTTCCAACAATCCGTTTATCCAGAATACGGACAAGATCGACGCGCGCGACCTCAAGATCAACGAGGTTGAAAAGTCGCACTACGCCATCGCGCAAAAAATCAAGCAGATGCTCATGGCTGACGCCGTGCCGCAAAATTCGTCGGGCATCAGCGCCGACGACGTGGGCGTGCAGCTGCGCGTCAACTCGGACGTCATGTTCAAGCCCGGCAGCATCGACCTGCTGCCCGAGGGCACAAAAGTGCTCGAAGCGGTGCTCAAACTCATGAACGAGTATAACCTGTACCTCGTGGTGCGGGGACATGCGGATTCGTCCGAGGCCAGGCCGCCTTTTGCCTCTGCGTGGGAGCTTTCCGGCGCGCGCGCCTCGGCCATGGTGCACTATCTCGCCAACAAGGGCATCAAGCCCACGCGCATGCGCGCTGTAAGCTACGGCGACACCCGCCCCCTCAAGCCCGGCATTGACGAACAAAGCCGCGCCATGAACCGGCGGGTAGAGTTTTTCTTCCACAGGCCCGAGGTCATGTCGTACAGCGTGGTGTACTAA